The Actinomadura sp. WMMB 499 genome includes a window with the following:
- a CDS encoding glutathione peroxidase, with protein MSVFDVEIQGLRGGSADLAQYRGKAVLVVNVASKCGLTPQYTGLERLQERFADQGFTVLGVPCNQFMGQEPGTHEEIAEFCSTTYGVTFPLTEKVDVNGDDRHPLYQGLVGTPDAEGHTGDIRWNFEKFLIAPDGTVAARFAPQAEPESGEVVAAIEGALPS; from the coding sequence ATGTCTGTCTTCGATGTAGAGATCCAGGGTCTGCGGGGCGGCTCCGCGGACCTCGCGCAGTACCGGGGCAAGGCCGTGCTCGTCGTCAACGTCGCGTCCAAGTGCGGCCTCACCCCCCAGTACACCGGCCTCGAGCGGCTGCAGGAACGCTTCGCCGACCAGGGCTTCACCGTTCTCGGCGTCCCCTGCAACCAGTTCATGGGCCAGGAGCCCGGCACCCACGAGGAGATCGCCGAGTTCTGCTCCACGACGTACGGCGTCACGTTCCCGCTGACCGAGAAGGTCGACGTGAACGGCGACGACCGCCACCCCCTCTACCAGGGCCTCGTCGGCACTCCCGACGCCGAGGGCCACACCGGTGACATCCGGTGGAATTTCGAGAAGTTCCTCATCGCGCCCGACGGCACCGTCGCGGCGCGTTTCGCGCCGCAGGCCGAGCCCGAATCGGGCGAGGTCGTCGCCGCGATCGAGGGCGCCCTGCCGTCCTGA
- a CDS encoding anti-sigma factor antagonist (This anti-anti-sigma factor, or anti-sigma factor antagonist, belongs to a family that includes characterized members SpoIIAA, RsbV, RsfA, and RsfB.) → MRPLEVTARTENGRCVVRLCGELDIATADALRRALRDARRDHGDDLVLDLADLEFMDSGGLSIIVACFKSATAAGGGLALAAPRPLIRRTLEITGLHRRIPVHGSLRDALGAEPGGTAGGAAGGAAGGIPNARSAAQTDPA, encoded by the coding sequence GTGCGACCGCTCGAAGTCACCGCCCGCACCGAGAACGGGCGCTGCGTCGTCCGCTTGTGCGGAGAACTCGACATCGCCACCGCCGACGCGCTGCGCCGCGCGCTGCGCGACGCCCGGCGCGACCACGGCGACGACCTCGTCCTCGACCTCGCCGATCTCGAGTTCATGGACTCCGGCGGCCTGTCGATCATCGTCGCCTGCTTCAAATCCGCCACCGCCGCCGGCGGCGGGCTCGCGCTGGCCGCGCCGCGGCCGCTCATCCGCCGCACGCTGGAGATCACCGGGCTGCACCGGCGGATCCCCGTCCACGGCTCGCTGCGGGACGCCCTCGGCGCGGAGCCGGGCGGCACCGCGGGCGGCGCCGCGGGCGGCGCCGCTGGCGGCATCCCGAACGCACGGAGCGCCGCCCAGACCGACCCGGCCTGA
- a CDS encoding AAA family ATPase, with amino-acid sequence MSSPRLPDHLEVLLTEEPVLDVYAHGPWRVPDGLYDELRARAVAFNEDPRVVKLPRSHGDFYNERTTAAGAELWSLLTFLLGASALRGGSRGDVDYEVLADFMAAPEPCVRDPLAWFSQAGRWRPPGLWLAEPAGDDPALRAVMLELARAGLEVFDGVEPVERRRRALIGIFDRRAADPVLRERDLTVPKPLLEDAWTAGLTDADLAVLPELAGPVGYLGWACEGFEAAHGRLGAALGSGDGTDDALARLLLAADTAAVPAELAVTLGTDRHANLQDRLRALRADFAVDPWRHDVRDRLALALVAGEADAARAWLDMAVRITGAVQGLPGAPVAPRDRVPVRAFQADVRRLFTARRVVNPLGDALFPAARAGSSAAEPDAGEPDGGTGEPAAEPAPGEGAAEPPDDELVGQPELARAVREAVAARLAGARPVRLLITGPAGTGKGTAAELVERRLAVAGAVREALWISDQVFASLGVSDAVLWLQARVRDCVEARMLLVVDDLERLAAHERCGAAAVEELRRLMARSPALDVVALCRPGGDRRLFDANPALVGAFGTARTRDFAADGFAELFTRAASGRGFAVPEEVAATAGGRLARTPALLNLRGARLAEHLADRCAAAARARLGGAADAPETMPRITEADLPERIVPGRPPESDPFAELAACVGIEPAKREVEALVAEAEAARLRREAGMAAAARPRHLVFTGGPGTGKTTVARILGRIYAGRGVLSSGHLTEVERADLLGEYATESVLRVRRAVEQALGGVLVVRDAHALVSSGDPARGREVLDVLIATVQVHTDDLVVVLTGPEAELNGLLKGHSDLAAFFPRTVRFPDLTEDELVRVFAAKAADAGFALADGVLDKVRGLLRAAPQGPGTGSARTMVNLLDRAVALQGRRVLADGVVDETESLDEILLEDVPDALARGREGVPGDPLAEIERLIGLDATKREVAALVAEARAGRLRMDAKIAPGSPARHMVFTGNPGTAKTTIARLVAAVYAQLGLLSSGHLVEVTRADLVAEFIGQTAPRVRGAVERALGGVLFVDEAYALADAGGDRRDFGHEAIAELLRLMEEHRSDLVVIVAGYKTEMERFVKANPGLESRFPKVLHFPDYSDDELVAIFEFMAAEDGFVLAPGTTDALRGLVAGHPRGDTFGNARFVRNMLEAAISRQARRITSVEGELPRAEAGTLRPEDLPDAPPAGQDGGGYGPYL; translated from the coding sequence GTGAGTTCCCCCCGGCTGCCGGACCATCTCGAAGTGCTGCTCACCGAGGAGCCCGTACTCGACGTGTACGCGCACGGGCCCTGGCGCGTCCCGGACGGGCTGTACGACGAACTCCGCGCGCGGGCGGTCGCGTTCAACGAGGACCCGCGCGTCGTGAAGCTGCCCCGGAGCCACGGCGACTTCTACAACGAGCGCACCACCGCCGCCGGAGCGGAACTGTGGTCGCTGCTGACGTTCCTGCTCGGGGCGTCGGCGCTGCGCGGCGGCTCCCGCGGCGACGTCGACTACGAGGTGCTGGCGGACTTCATGGCCGCGCCCGAGCCCTGCGTCCGCGACCCCCTCGCCTGGTTCTCCCAGGCCGGCCGGTGGCGGCCGCCGGGCCTGTGGCTGGCCGAACCGGCCGGGGACGATCCCGCCCTGCGCGCCGTGATGCTCGAGCTGGCGCGGGCGGGCCTGGAGGTGTTCGACGGCGTGGAGCCGGTCGAGCGCCGCCGCCGGGCGCTGATCGGGATCTTCGACCGCCGCGCCGCCGACCCCGTGCTGCGCGAGCGCGACCTGACCGTCCCGAAGCCGCTGCTGGAGGACGCCTGGACCGCCGGGCTGACCGACGCGGACCTGGCCGTGCTGCCCGAGCTGGCCGGGCCCGTCGGCTATCTCGGCTGGGCCTGCGAGGGGTTCGAGGCCGCGCACGGGCGGCTCGGCGCCGCGCTCGGCTCCGGGGACGGGACCGACGACGCGCTCGCCCGGCTGCTGCTCGCCGCCGACACCGCGGCCGTCCCCGCCGAGCTGGCCGTCACCCTCGGCACCGACCGGCACGCCAACCTGCAGGACCGGCTGCGGGCCCTGCGCGCCGACTTCGCCGTCGATCCCTGGCGGCACGACGTGCGCGACCGGCTCGCGCTCGCGCTCGTCGCGGGCGAGGCCGACGCGGCCCGCGCCTGGCTCGACATGGCCGTCCGGATCACCGGCGCCGTGCAGGGCCTGCCGGGCGCGCCGGTCGCCCCGCGCGACCGCGTGCCCGTCCGCGCGTTCCAGGCGGACGTGCGGCGGCTGTTCACCGCGCGCCGCGTCGTCAACCCGCTGGGGGACGCGCTGTTCCCGGCCGCCCGCGCGGGTTCGTCCGCCGCGGAGCCGGACGCCGGGGAGCCGGACGGCGGGACGGGCGAGCCGGCCGCGGAGCCCGCGCCGGGGGAGGGCGCGGCCGAGCCGCCGGACGACGAGCTGGTCGGGCAGCCGGAGCTCGCGCGCGCGGTCCGGGAGGCGGTGGCGGCGCGGCTCGCGGGGGCGCGGCCCGTCCGGCTGCTGATCACCGGACCGGCCGGGACGGGCAAGGGCACCGCGGCCGAGCTGGTGGAGCGCCGGCTCGCCGTCGCCGGTGCCGTCCGCGAGGCGCTGTGGATCTCCGACCAGGTGTTCGCGTCGCTGGGCGTCAGCGACGCCGTCCTGTGGCTGCAGGCCCGCGTCCGCGACTGCGTCGAGGCCCGGATGCTGCTGGTCGTGGACGACCTGGAGCGGCTCGCCGCGCACGAGCGGTGCGGTGCCGCCGCCGTGGAGGAGCTGCGGCGGCTGATGGCCCGCTCGCCCGCCCTGGACGTCGTCGCGCTGTGCCGCCCCGGCGGCGACCGGCGGCTGTTCGACGCCAACCCGGCGCTGGTCGGCGCGTTCGGCACCGCCCGCACCCGCGACTTCGCCGCGGACGGCTTCGCCGAGCTGTTCACCCGGGCCGCGAGCGGGCGCGGGTTCGCGGTGCCGGAAGAGGTGGCCGCCACCGCGGGCGGGCGCCTCGCCCGCACCCCCGCGCTGCTCAACCTGCGCGGCGCCCGCCTCGCCGAGCACCTGGCCGACCGCTGCGCCGCCGCCGCCCGCGCCCGCCTCGGCGGGGCCGCGGACGCGCCGGAGACCATGCCGCGGATCACTGAGGCCGACCTGCCGGAACGGATCGTCCCCGGCCGCCCGCCGGAGAGCGACCCCTTCGCCGAGCTGGCCGCCTGCGTGGGGATCGAGCCCGCGAAACGGGAGGTCGAGGCGCTCGTCGCCGAGGCCGAGGCCGCCCGGCTGCGCCGCGAGGCCGGGATGGCCGCCGCCGCCCGGCCCCGGCACCTGGTCTTCACCGGCGGGCCCGGCACTGGCAAGACGACCGTGGCCCGGATCCTCGGCCGGATCTACGCGGGGCGCGGCGTCCTGTCGTCCGGGCACCTCACCGAGGTCGAGCGGGCCGACCTGCTCGGCGAGTACGCGACCGAGAGCGTGCTGCGCGTCCGGCGCGCGGTGGAGCAGGCGCTCGGCGGGGTGCTGGTCGTCCGCGACGCGCACGCCCTCGTCTCGTCCGGGGACCCGGCGCGCGGCCGGGAGGTCCTGGACGTCCTGATCGCCACCGTCCAGGTGCACACCGACGACCTCGTGGTGGTGCTGACCGGGCCGGAGGCGGAGCTGAACGGGCTGCTGAAGGGGCACTCCGACCTCGCCGCGTTCTTCCCCCGCACGGTCCGCTTCCCGGACCTCACCGAGGACGAGCTGGTGCGGGTGTTCGCGGCCAAGGCCGCCGACGCCGGGTTCGCGCTCGCCGACGGCGTCCTGGACAAGGTCCGCGGGCTGCTGCGGGCCGCGCCGCAGGGGCCCGGGACCGGCAGCGCCCGCACCATGGTCAACCTCCTCGACCGCGCGGTCGCGCTGCAGGGCCGCCGCGTCCTCGCCGACGGGGTCGTCGACGAGACCGAGTCGCTCGACGAGATCCTGCTGGAGGACGTCCCGGACGCGCTCGCCCGGGGCCGCGAGGGCGTCCCCGGCGACCCGCTCGCCGAGATCGAGCGGCTGATCGGCCTCGACGCCACCAAGCGGGAGGTCGCCGCGCTGGTCGCCGAGGCCCGCGCCGGGCGGCTCCGGATGGACGCCAAGATCGCGCCGGGCTCCCCGGCGCGGCACATGGTGTTCACCGGCAACCCCGGCACCGCCAAGACCACCATCGCCCGGCTGGTCGCCGCCGTCTACGCGCAGCTCGGGCTGCTGTCGTCCGGGCACCTGGTCGAGGTCACCCGCGCCGACCTCGTCGCCGAGTTCATCGGCCAGACGGCGCCGCGGGTGCGCGGCGCGGTGGAGCGGGCGCTCGGCGGCGTGCTGTTCGTCGACGAGGCGTACGCGCTGGCCGACGCGGGCGGCGACCGCCGCGACTTCGGGCACGAGGCCATCGCGGAACTGCTGCGGCTGATGGAGGAGCACCGCAGCGACCTCGTGGTCATCGTGGCGGGCTACAAGACGGAGATGGAGCGGTTCGTCAAGGCCAATCCGGGACTGGAGTCCCGCTTCCCGAAGGTCCTGCACTTCCCCGACTACTCCGACGACGAGCTGGTCGCGATCTTCGAGTTCATGGCGGCCGAGGACGGGTTCGTCCTGGCGCCGGGCACGACGGACGCGCTGCGCGGGCTCGTCGCCGGGCACCCGCGCGGCGACACGTTCGGCAACGCCCGGTTCGTCCGGAACATGCTGGAGGCCGCGATCTCCCGGCAGGCGCGCCGCATCACCTCCGTCGAGGGCGAGCTGCCGCGCGCCGAGGCGGGCACCCTCCGCCCGGAGGACCTGCCGGACGCGCCGCCCGCCGGGCAGGACGGCGGCGGCTACGGCCCCTACCTGTGA
- a CDS encoding DUF742 domain-containing protein — protein MDRGSPYGGGPGGPGGWPGEPRHPHPAPGRAPVQEDEGEGSSLVRPYAVTGGRTKPRYDLAIEALVTAAPYPPRDVAVLTPEYRAIMDLCRQARSVAEVSALLRIPLGVARVLVADMAVEGLLRLHQSQPSTTAGGQPDIRLLERVLSGLRKL, from the coding sequence ATGGATCGAGGCAGTCCCTACGGAGGCGGCCCCGGTGGCCCCGGCGGCTGGCCGGGCGAGCCCCGGCACCCGCACCCGGCGCCGGGGCGTGCCCCCGTGCAGGAGGACGAGGGCGAGGGCAGCTCGCTGGTGCGTCCCTACGCGGTCACCGGCGGGCGGACGAAGCCGCGGTACGACCTGGCCATCGAGGCCCTGGTCACCGCCGCCCCCTACCCGCCGCGGGACGTGGCCGTGCTGACCCCGGAGTACCGGGCGATCATGGACCTGTGCCGGCAGGCCCGTTCGGTGGCCGAGGTGTCGGCGCTGCTGCGCATCCCGCTCGGCGTGGCGCGCGTCCTGGTCGCCGACATGGCCGTCGAGGGGCTGCTGCGCCTGCACCAGTCGCAGCCCTCCACCACCGCCGGCGGTCAGCCGGACATCCGCTTGCTAGAAAGGGTGCTCAGTGGCCTTCGGAAGCTCTGA
- a CDS encoding ATP/GTP-binding protein, with the protein MTSVKIVVGGGFGVGKTTFVGSVSEIMPLTTEAVMTAASADVDDLSAVPDKTTTTVAMDFGRVSLDSELILYLFGTPGQHRFWFMWDDLVRGAIGAVVLVDTRRLEDCFAAVDYFEELGLPFVVGVNGFHGEFQFAIEDIRDALSISAHVPIVQCDARSRESTKQVLITLVQHAMTVHATAGAHAQPAAPPAPPAGPAAGPLGTSSPSWT; encoded by the coding sequence CTGACCTCGGTCAAGATCGTCGTCGGCGGGGGGTTCGGCGTCGGCAAGACGACCTTCGTGGGCTCGGTCTCGGAGATCATGCCGCTCACCACCGAGGCGGTGATGACGGCCGCCTCCGCGGACGTCGACGACCTGTCGGCCGTCCCGGACAAGACGACCACGACGGTCGCGATGGACTTCGGCCGGGTCTCGCTCGACAGCGAGCTGATCCTGTACCTGTTCGGCACGCCCGGGCAGCACCGGTTCTGGTTCATGTGGGACGACCTGGTCCGCGGCGCCATCGGCGCGGTGGTGCTCGTCGACACCCGCCGGCTCGAGGACTGCTTCGCCGCCGTCGACTACTTCGAGGAGCTCGGCCTGCCGTTCGTCGTCGGCGTCAACGGGTTCCACGGCGAGTTCCAGTTCGCGATCGAGGACATCCGCGACGCCCTGTCGATCAGCGCGCACGTCCCGATCGTCCAGTGCGACGCGCGCAGCCGCGAGTCCACGAAGCAGGTACTGATCACGCTGGTGCAGCACGCGATGACGGTGCACGCCACGGCCGGGGCGCACGCGCAGCCCGCAGCCCCGCCCGCGCCGCCGGCCGGCCCGGCGGCGGGTCCGCTCGGCACCTCCTCGCCCAGCTGGACGTGA
- a CDS encoding roadblock/LC7 domain-containing protein gives MSGQDLNWLVTNFADRVPKVAHAVVVSSDGLPMAYSAGFPPERADQLSAIASGLMSLTQGAAKIFDAGGVNQTVVEMDRGLLFVMSITNGSVFAVLAAPDCDLGLVAYEMTLLVERVGRVLSPALRGQAEPHGPSVTEMGAGPARY, from the coding sequence GTGAGCGGGCAGGATCTCAACTGGTTGGTGACGAACTTCGCTGACCGTGTCCCGAAGGTCGCGCACGCCGTCGTGGTCTCCTCGGACGGTTTGCCCATGGCGTACTCGGCGGGCTTCCCGCCGGAGCGGGCGGACCAGCTGTCGGCGATCGCGTCCGGTCTGATGAGCCTCACGCAGGGCGCCGCGAAGATCTTCGACGCGGGCGGCGTGAACCAGACGGTCGTCGAGATGGACCGCGGGCTGCTGTTCGTCATGTCGATCACCAACGGTTCGGTGTTCGCGGTCCTCGCCGCTCCCGACTGCGACCTCGGGCTGGTCGCGTACGAGATGACGCTCCTGGTGGAGCGGGTCGGACGCGTGCTGAGCCCGGCCCTGCGCGGGCAGGCCGAACCGCACGGCCCGTCCGTGACCGAGATGGGCGCCGGGCCCGCCCGCTACTGA
- a CDS encoding LCP family protein: MARSGYDGAGAGHAHGGPGRDPYGGAYGDVYGGDPRQGGPYSDPYDDPYAGDQLAGGRPGPGGPGGPPPVRRRPPRRKRRWGRGFGVVLVVLLLLVVGGYFYLDSKLEREDVLVDYAGRVADTPGTNWLIVGSDSREGLSREERAKMATGKASGRRTDSMMLLHYGEGGTSLISLPRDSYVPIEGHGRNKLNAAFALGGPKLLVRTVEETTGVRVDHYAEIGFAGFVGVVDAVGGVEMCLKEPMKDPKAGLDLQAGCQTLDGAHALGYVRSRNYARADLERVEKQRQFFGALMKKAASPGTLVNPFRSIPLATNGASNFLVDEDDHIHDLARMMWAMKGVSGGDGVMTTVPIGGSGSSSAAGSYITWDRQKATALFDALKQDQPIPASVSGKDAG; encoded by the coding sequence GTGGCGCGCAGCGGGTATGACGGCGCCGGAGCGGGGCACGCCCACGGGGGCCCCGGCCGGGATCCGTACGGAGGTGCCTACGGGGACGTCTACGGCGGCGACCCTCGTCAAGGCGGCCCCTACAGCGACCCCTACGACGACCCGTACGCCGGCGACCAGCTCGCGGGCGGCCGCCCCGGGCCCGGCGGCCCCGGCGGGCCGCCGCCCGTCCGGCGCCGCCCCCCGCGCCGCAAGCGCCGCTGGGGGCGCGGGTTCGGCGTCGTGCTGGTCGTGCTCCTGCTGCTCGTCGTCGGCGGTTACTTCTACCTGGACTCCAAGCTCGAGCGCGAGGACGTCCTGGTCGACTACGCCGGCCGCGTCGCCGACACCCCGGGGACGAACTGGCTGATCGTGGGTTCCGACAGCCGCGAGGGCCTGTCGCGGGAGGAGCGCGCGAAGATGGCCACCGGCAAGGCCTCCGGACGGCGCACCGACTCGATGATGCTGCTGCACTACGGCGAGGGCGGCACGTCCCTCATCAGCCTCCCGCGCGACTCCTACGTCCCGATCGAGGGGCACGGGCGCAACAAGCTGAACGCCGCGTTCGCGCTCGGCGGCCCCAAGCTGCTCGTCCGGACGGTCGAGGAGACCACCGGCGTGCGCGTCGACCACTACGCCGAGATCGGGTTCGCCGGGTTCGTCGGCGTCGTGGACGCCGTCGGCGGCGTCGAGATGTGCCTCAAGGAGCCGATGAAGGACCCCAAGGCCGGGCTCGACCTGCAGGCCGGCTGCCAGACGCTCGACGGCGCCCACGCGCTCGGCTACGTCCGGAGCCGCAACTACGCGCGCGCCGACCTCGAGCGCGTCGAGAAGCAGCGGCAGTTCTTCGGGGCGCTGATGAAGAAGGCGGCGAGCCCCGGGACGCTGGTGAACCCGTTCCGCAGCATCCCGCTGGCGACGAACGGCGCGAGCAACTTCCTCGTGGACGAGGACGACCACATCCACGACCTCGCCCGGATGATGTGGGCGATGAAGGGCGTCAGCGGCGGCGACGGCGTGATGACGACCGTCCCGATCGGCGGGTCGGGCAGCTCGTCCGCCGCGGGCTCCTACATCACCTGGGACCGGCAGAAGGCGACCGCCCTGTTCGACGCGCTCAAGCAGGACCAGCCGATCCCGGCGAGCGTCTCCGGCAAGGACGCGGGTTAG
- a CDS encoding SGNH/GDSL hydrolase family protein gives MIEHDSAPGAAERIRTYVALGDSFTEGLNDPYPGPDDRFRGWADRLAEHLAERHPGLRYANLAVRGKLVRQIVDDQVPRAVEMDPDLVTFCAGGNDILRPGADPDALAVLFDDAVRRLRATGAHVVVFTGFDPRGLRNGRRIRGKGATYNMHLRAIADRRGCTVVDLWALRVFHAPQAWFEDRLHLSPEGHRRMALRVAEVIGLPVEGDWREPWPPADPADWLTSRREDLHWARAYLLPWIGRRVTGRSSGDGRDPKRPTPLPL, from the coding sequence GTGATCGAACATGATTCAGCGCCGGGGGCGGCGGAGCGGATCCGCACGTACGTCGCCCTCGGGGACAGCTTCACCGAAGGACTGAACGACCCCTACCCCGGTCCGGACGACCGGTTCCGCGGCTGGGCGGACCGGCTCGCCGAGCACCTCGCCGAGCGACACCCCGGGCTGCGGTACGCGAACCTCGCGGTGCGCGGCAAGCTCGTGCGGCAGATCGTCGACGACCAGGTGCCGCGGGCCGTTGAGATGGATCCCGACCTGGTGACGTTCTGCGCGGGCGGCAACGACATCCTGCGGCCGGGGGCGGATCCGGACGCGCTCGCGGTGCTGTTCGACGACGCCGTGCGGCGGCTGCGGGCGACCGGGGCGCACGTGGTGGTCTTCACCGGTTTCGACCCGCGCGGGCTGCGCAACGGGCGGCGCATCCGGGGCAAGGGCGCCACCTACAACATGCACCTGCGGGCGATCGCCGACCGGCGCGGGTGCACGGTCGTCGACCTGTGGGCGCTGCGGGTGTTCCACGCTCCCCAGGCGTGGTTCGAGGACCGGCTGCACCTGTCGCCGGAAGGGCACCGGCGCATGGCGCTGCGGGTCGCGGAGGTGATCGGGCTGCCGGTGGAGGGCGACTGGCGCGAGCCCTGGCCGCCCGCCGACCCCGCCGACTGGCTCACCTCGCGCCGCGAGGACCTGCACTGGGCGCGCGCCTACCTGCTCCCGTGGATCGGGCGCCGGGTCACCGGACGCTCGTCCGGCGACGGCCGCGACCCGAAGCGGCCCACCCCGCTACCCCTCTGA